Part of the Arachis hypogaea cultivar Tifrunner chromosome 6, arahy.Tifrunner.gnm2.J5K5, whole genome shotgun sequence genome, caATTGAAACTAGGTAGACaatgtttgacaattattttagcatttaattattgatatctattattattattattattattattattattattattattattattattattattattattattattattattattattattattattattataaatgggTCACCATTAATGTAATaacttgccactaataaaattattgcataacgaatgagaattagaattttatcaatataattaaaataattaaaaatatttttgattaataattagtttaataatgtattaaatattaattttatataattataataaagatattttttaagaataaatttagaagagagaataatgctttcattttggagaaaaaatgaatttatgaaaaattgacacctcaccttcattagttgataatgtaaaatattaattttatataattataatgatgCATGCTACGGTGCCTATATATAGTTATCTAATTTACTAAAAAGAGATAAAAgttaatagtaaaataaaaaaatataaaagtaaataattttttatatttaaaacttACCATAAAGGCAAGTTTGGCACCAAAGAATTTgtcaattataataaagatatttttttaaattagtataatcatgcgattaaatgctaattgtaatataattgtaatataattataataaaaatatttttttctaaaataaatttaaaagagcgaatagtatttttattttagaagaaaaataaattcataaaaaattgatacctcacttttattagttgaagaaaaatttaattttaatacattaagtagatagtatttttaaaaattttatatccaCATCATTTAATAGGGTCAGATATTTTTCCAAAAACAAAAATAGTGATGACAATTAAGTGAATTAACTACTATATGTTAGCAATTCAATTTTCAATCTTGCTATGTCTATCCCTTCATAATAAATACGATTTtgatatcaatattttttttaaaaaatcaatcgTACATTGTatttgttttgttaattaaaaatagttaaaatatataaataattaataacaaccGTATTTTGTTAAGAGTATTAAGAGTGTTTGATGAAtggctaataatttttttttttatgttgcataataattaaaaacaattatatataagaaaagaaaaagtttaggagctaacacttttattaaaatttgactagtatttaactaataaaaaaaataaataattctataccattaaaaatattaataataattaattaataactataaatcacaaaatctactagcCCTAATATTTCTAATAAGAAAATTCATTTATgacagaaggagaaaaaggttGAAAAtctcattttaattattttgatcttATCAATAAACATACATTATCTCTTAAGacatcaattatattttatatatgtaatcaAGTCATTGGATACATGTATCTAACATACTTGAACAATGGCCAACtataattttcttcttttcttatatgtctatttcatcataaaattcttaGTAAGTAGTGCTAATGATGCTAATAGAAATCTTCACATTGTATACATGGGATCACTCCCAAACCATAATTATTCTCTAACATCCCACCATCTTAGTATGCTGCAACAAACTACTAATTATAATGATGCAACAATTCACATGGTTAAAAGTTATCATAAGAGCTTTAATGGTTTTGCTGCAATGATCACCAACCAAGAAAGAGAAAAGCTCAAAAACATGGAAGGAGTGGTTTCTGTTTTCCCAAGCAAATCACTCAAACTTCACACTACAAGGTCTTGGGACTTCATGGGGTTCAAAGAATCGATACAGAGAAACAAAACCGGTGAGAGTGATGTTATAATCGGAGTTATAGACACCGGAATCTGGCCGGAGTCAGAGAGCTTCAACGATCATGGTTTCGGTCCAATTCCCAAAAAGTGGAAAGGTGCATGCAAAGGTGGTAAAAACTTCAGATGTAACAATAAAATAATCAGTGCAAGATACTATGTAAAAGATCAACCTTCAGCAAGAGACATTGTTGGGCATGGAAGCCACACAGCATCAATTGCAGCAGGGAATAAAGTAGTGGGAGCAAGCTTCTATGGAATTGCCGAAGGAGTTGCAAGAGGAGGTGTTCCATCGGCAAGAATTGCTGCTTATAGTGTGTGTAGTGAACAAGGATGCACAGATGATGCCATATTGGCTGCTTTTGATGATGCCATTGCCGATGGTGTGGATCTGATCACAATTTCAATTGGGGGAGATGAGCAAATGACCTTTGATGAAGACATCATAGCAATTGGATCTTTTCATGCAATGGAAAAAGGGATCCTCACTATACACTCTGCAGGTAACAATGGCCCTAACATTGTAACATTTAGTGTATCACCTTGGTTATTCACTGTTGCAGCTACTACTATGGATCGTAGAATCATTGATAACGTTTTGCTTGGCAATGGATTAATGATTTCGGGGAAGTCAATAAATGGGTTTGCATCAAATGGGACAAAGATTCCATTGATCCATGGAAAGTTTGCTTCAAGTCCAGCATGTCCATCAGAGAAAGATGccgaattttgtttttgtttggacCCCAATCGCATAAAGGGAAAAGTCGTCTTGTGTAGAACTTCATTTGGTTATGCAGCGGGTCTTGAATTAGGTGCATTTGGCTCAATTGCAATTTCTTATGAATATGATGCTCAAGTAGTTTCTTATCCTGCAGTAGGCATAGATCCAAAGGTTTATGATGTTGCTTTGTCTTATGCAAATTCCACTACCACCCCTAGTGCTGAAATATTGAGTAGTGCAGGCTTTATAAACAATACTGCTCCAATTGTTGCTGAATTCTCTTCTGTAGGACCCAATATGCTAATCAAAGAAATTATGAAGCCAGACATAAGTGCTCCTGGTATAGAAATTTTGGCTGCTTATTCACCTCTTGCACCACCTTCTCAGGATAAAAGAGATAAAAGATCTGTGAAATACAATATACTCTCTGGAACCTCAATGTCATGCCCCCATGTTGCTGGTGCAGTCGCATATGTTAAGACTTTTCATCCTAATTGGTCTCCGGCAGCTATTAAGTCTTCTCTTATGACCACTGCAAAACCAATGAATGGAAGTGAACTCGCAGAATTCTCCTATGGATCAGGATTTTTGGACCCAGTTAGAGCCATAAATCCTGGTCTAGTTTTTGATGTTTCCAAAGATGACTATGTGAATTTGCTTTGCAGAATTGGGTATGATACATCGAAAGTTCAAAAAATCTCAGGAGACAAAAGTGTTTGCCCTTCATCATCGTCTCATCATCATCTGCCAATGGCAAAAGATTTTAATTATCCTGCAATTGCGGCTGAGATTGAACCAATAAAACCATTTAGGATTAATttcacaagaacagttacaaatGTTGGATTTGCTAACTCTACCTATAAGGCTTTCTTCCAACAACATTCTGGCATCAACATCACTGTTGTGCCTAACATACTCAAGTTTAAATGTCTCAAGGAGAAACAATCTTTTGTTGTTCATGTTGTTGGAGGGAAATTTAGTGACAAAAGTGTAGTTTCATCGTCACTGTCGTGGACCGATGGAACACATAGTGTAAGGTGTCCAATTATTTTACGTGTTATAAAAGTAGGAGCATGATGATCTTTTTGGTacagttgaataaaaaataaaaatttgaaccaACATCTAActttgtttattattttcttatatttttataaatcttATCTCGTGTATgtaacaattaattaatcaatgataaatttttaaatgaaatttagaTCCATAACAAATTAGTCCTTCGTATGCCAGATTAAGGGATACcatgaaaagaaaattagaacTTGATTGACTAtctgaattaaaaattataatatagatCTTTTAATATGaactatataataaaattaaaataaatttatataattctaattccatactctaattatttataaattataatcaagTATAGTGGATATTAGAATtagaattgaatttgaaattCTGAACTTCATATACGCAAATGAACccttggattttttttatgatcAATTCGATTAGCTGGATAAATTCATTAATTTTTCTATAGAATTAGGATACAATTAACAAAAGGAGAACTCATGTTACCGAAGAAAGCTTTTAAATGCACAATTATTTTCAACAAAACAAAATGAAATTTTGAAGTAACTGTGCAAAAATAAAATGTTCCAAATATTTTAAAGTAAGCTTAATAAGGAGGGAATTTCTTAGCAAAATCCATAAGAttcttaatataaatattaataaattattttatacactTATTTAAGTGTTACTTTTTGACAAAACAAGGAAAAAGATATaagtttaaaagttttttttggtgactataagTTTAAAAGTTTGAATATATTAactaacttttttaaaatttttacatgcacaattaaaaataaacaaaaagaattttgtgaacaaaaagaaaaagcaaaaataaagaaattaggatttaggactgaCAGTCAATAAAATCCAGCTTGGTAAATCTTTTGAGAGTACTACGCCTTGTGTTTGATAGTAAAAAGGATATGAgattgacccaaaaaaaaaaaacaacgatATGAGATTGTACTTTTAGCCTTGAAAGGCTGGTGGTGCTTTTGaaattaactataaaaatacTTCCCCAAACTAGCGTGTGTTTTTTGCGATTTTGAATTAATGTTCAAGTACAAGTCTTTTTACTATACAAGTTCTGGATATTCATTATCTCTAAAATGTGCTTTTTATGGCAGGTATGTTTCACACGCTTTTTTAAcagatttttcaatcaatcaacaaagacTAAGATGGACACTGAATCCAGTTTTGTTTTGAAGCCTTACCGAGAGGATCAGATTTTTCGACAATGTGTATTGGCCGACTTATAGAAATGGATTTCTCCCCAAGCTGACTTATAGTTATGTTCCTGAGTCGATGCTCGCTGGCGTCGCTAGGCGCTGCTGCTGGGAAGAACGCTGCTGCCTGCTGGGTCAGTGCTCGCTGGGAACTGGGAAGAAGTCTTTGGTGCTGGTGGCTGGTGGGAACTGAGAAGTGTAAAAGGCTTCGAGAAGAGCCTGAGAGCAGCAAATTGCATAAGCTTCAACTGACATCAAACTGCATAAACAAATAAATTGAACAACAAAATAAATTTAGCACCAATTTACAAAATCAAGCAATTTACCAAATCATTAAACAACCAGCAATAATATCAACAATAACTTAATTCAACAAAACTAATTCAACAATATCCTGTTTCTCGTAACATATACTAAATCATTCAACAATATCCTGTTTCAACAGAATAGCAAAACAAAACACAACAGAGACAGTTTCAGTAATTCAACAGAATAAAACAAACCAGAAGCAGTTGAAGCAATTGGAGATGAAGTAATGAACAACAGCAATTTCAATCAAGTTACATACTTGACTCGGTGGCTGCGACGTGGTGGGAGGAACGGTCTCTCGCCGGCGCTGGTAGGTGCAGAGAGCGAGGCTTTGAGAGCTAGGGAGAGGCGACTAGGTTTCGTTCTTCCTTGGGGGTGGGGCTTGGGGGTTACTGGGATTAGGGTAGGCTAGATTAACGTTCATTGTtttgttgggggggggggggcgcttggtttttttagggtttttttatttGGTTGGAGTTTTCATTGCCTGAATCGAAAATCGAACCGAACTGtaataaaaatagcaaaatatttctttttggtttttttaattaTCGGTTTTCGATTTTTTAATTCGATTGATCGGTTTAGTTCGATCcagatcggttttgaacacccctaattaAGATGGGAGAATGTTGGTGGGTAATTATGAAAATGGAAAGAGAGATATAGTCAAAgggtaatttagtaattttatgttattattttttgaaaatcatttt contains:
- the LOC112755738 gene encoding subtilisin-like protease SBT4.8 codes for the protein MANYNFLLFLYVYFIIKFLVSSANDANRNLHIVYMGSLPNHNYSLTSHHLSMLQQTTNYNDATIHMVKSYHKSFNGFAAMITNQEREKLKNMEGVVSVFPSKSLKLHTTRSWDFMGFKESIQRNKTGESDVIIGVIDTGIWPESESFNDHGFGPIPKKWKGACKGGKNFRCNNKIISARYYVKDQPSARDIVGHGSHTASIAAGNKVVGASFYGIAEGVARGGVPSARIAAYSVCSEQGCTDDAILAAFDDAIADGVDLITISIGGDEQMTFDEDIIAIGSFHAMEKGILTIHSAGNNGPNIVTFSVSPWLFTVAATTMDRRIIDNVLLGNGLMISGKSINGFASNGTKIPLIHGKFASSPACPSEKDAEFCFCLDPNRIKGKVVLCRTSFGYAAGLELGAFGSIAISYEYDAQVVSYPAVGIDPKVYDVALSYANSTTTPSAEILSSAGFINNTAPIVAEFSSVGPNMLIKEIMKPDISAPGIEILAAYSPLAPPSQDKRDKRSVKYNILSGTSMSCPHVAGAVAYVKTFHPNWSPAAIKSSLMTTAKPMNGSELAEFSYGSGFLDPVRAINPGLVFDVSKDDYVNLLCRIGYDTSKVQKISGDKSVCPSSSSHHHLPMAKDFNYPAIAAEIEPIKPFRINFTRTVTNVGFANSTYKAFFQQHSGINITVVPNILKFKCLKEKQSFVVHVVGGKFSDKSVVSSSLSWTDGTHSVRCPIILRVIKVGA